In Arachis hypogaea cultivar Tifrunner chromosome 2, arahy.Tifrunner.gnm2.J5K5, whole genome shotgun sequence, a genomic segment contains:
- the LOC112722464 gene encoding putative disease resistance protein At3g14460 has product MSKLNQLHVLSFFVVGKHEDNGIQELGGLVNLHGSLEIKKLENIDDVKEAKSAKIMDKKHIDELCLEWSSGDDLVSSTQKEKDILDNLQPTNGLKELKIRGYKGTIFPDWLGKCSYQNMTSVSLVSCKNCCMLPSLGQLPSLKSLYIKGLDQLRSIGEEFYKNEGDHHSSHIALFPSLETLVFDSMPCWEEWHVPESETFPQLRNLEITNCPMLKEEMRNQVFFRIVSSLSDVSKVRELHIREHGNLFGPADTMNLDGDSLTIRGRESVRESALKAMMSMNHLSCLQKMDISGCSSHVSFPGNCFPKSLQKLKLCKCSKLEFPQLQQHKYDLVELQIEESCDSLTSLSLDVFPNLKNLQIYKCRNLESVSMSEAPHAALQRLIIWGCEKLVSFAGEGLTAPNLTHLSVTYCKKLEALPRDMKSLLPTLHSLQIYGCLNICRLAEGGLPPNLKSLGVGGYDCDNIKSYPEVGSLPHHSSLTTLTIWCFDNLETLECNELLRLTSLQQLHISFCHKLENMEGEKLPPSLLLLKIEGCCLLGEHCKNKHKLIWPKISHIRTIQVDSKQIV; this is encoded by the coding sequence ATGAGCAAATTGAATCAGTTGCACGTTTTAAGTTTCTTTGTCGTCGGCAAGCACGAAGACAATGGAATCCAGGAGTTAGGAGGGCTGGTAAATCTTCATGGATCCCTTGAGATTAAGAAGTTGGAGAATATTGATGATGTAAAAGAAGCAAAGAGTGCAAAGATAATGGATAAGAAGCACATTGATGAATTATGTTTGGAATGGTCTTCAGGTGATGATTTGGTTTCAAgtacacaaaaagaaaaagacatcCTCGATAACTTGCAACCGACGAATGGGTTGAAAGAGTTGAAAATCAGGGGATATAAGGGTACAATATTTCCAGATTGGTTGGGGAAATGTTCTTACCAAAACATGACAAGTGTATCTCTAGTGTCTTGCAAGAATTGCTGCATGCTGCCTTCACTTGGACAGCTGCCATCTCTTAAGTCCCTGTACATTAAAGGTTTGGATCAGCTGAGGAGTATTGGGGAGGAGTTTTACAAGAATGAAGGAGATCATCATTCTTCGCATATTGCACTGTTTCCCTCACTGGAGACTTTGGTATTTGATAGCATGCCATGTTGGGAGGAGTGGCACGTACCTGAGTCGGAAACATTTCCTCAACTTAGGAACCTTGAAATAACAAATTGTCCAATGTTGAAGGAAGAGATGCGTAATCAGGTATTCTTCAGAATCGTTTCTTCTTTGTCGGATGTTTCCAAAGTTCGCGAACTACATATACGTGAACACGGTAACCTTTTTGGACCGGCTGACACCATGAATCTTGATGGGGATAGTTTAACGATTAGAGGACGTGAATCTGTGAGGGAGTCTGCATTAAAGGCAATGATGAGCATGAATCATCTAAGTTGCCTGCAAAAAATGGACATCTCAGGGTGTTCCTCTCATGTATCCTTTCCGGGCAATTGTTTTCCCAAATCTTTGCAAAAGCTGAAACTCTGCAAGTGTAGTAAACTAGAATTCCCGCAGCTACAGCAGCACAAGTATGATTTGGTAGAGCTACAAATAGAAGAGAGCTGTGATTCACTGACCTCCTTGTCGTTGGATGTCTTTCCCAATCTCAAGAATCTCCAGATATATAAGTGTAGGAATCTGGAATCAGTGTCAATGTCAGAGGCACCACATGCTGCTCTTCAACGTCTCATAATCTGGGGGTGCGAGAAATTAGTGTCATTTGCAGGAGAAGGACTGACTGCACCCAACTTGACTCATCTCAGCGTCACATATTGCAAGAAGTTGGAGGCATTACCACGTGACATGAAGAGCCTACTCCCAACTTTGCACTCTCTCCAGATATATGGCTGCCTAAATATTTGCAGGTTGGCAGAGGGTGGTTTGCCGCCTAACTTGAAATCACTTGGTGTGGGAGGTTATGACTGCGACAACATAAAGTCATACCCAGAGGTGGGTTCGCTGCCTCACCATTCCTCCCTTACCACTCTCACGATATGGTGCTTCGATAATCTGGAGACATTGGAGTGCAACGAGCTTCTCCGCCTCACCTCCCTTCAACAATTGCACATTTCATTCTGCCACAAGCTGGAGAATATGGAAGGAGAAAAGCTGCCTCCCTCTCTCTTGCTACTCAAAATTGAAGGGTGTTGTTTGCTGGGAGAACACTGCAAGAACAAGCATAAACTAATCTGGCCCAAAATTTCCCACATTCGCACCATTCAAGTGGACTCCAAACAAATTGTCTGA